The following are from one region of the Silene latifolia isolate original U9 population chromosome 9, ASM4854445v1, whole genome shotgun sequence genome:
- the LOC141602110 gene encoding uncharacterized protein LOC141602110, with protein sequence MPEKLQDPGSFSIPCTVGNVNIKRALCDLGASISILPLPIARKVGLHDMITTSMTLQLADRSVQRPMSVIEDVPVKVGNFYILTDFVVLDIPEDQQTPIILGRPFLAIGDVNISVKEGKLTFKVGGNIFELSLIGVMSQPMFESVYSIDMLEEVIK encoded by the coding sequence ATGCCGGAGAAATTacaagatccgggtagtttttccatCCCGTGCACGGTGGGTAATGTGAACATTAAAAGGGCACTTTGTGATCTTGGTGCTAGTATTAGCATTCTACCTCTTCCCATTGCGAGGAAAGTTGGGTTACATGACATGATTACCACCTCCATGACATTACAACTTGCCGATAGATCAGTCCAAAGACCGATGAGTGTGATTGAGGACGTGCCGGTTAAGGTTGGTAACTTCTACATCTTGACGGATTTCGTGGTACTTGACATCCCGGAGGATCAACAAACGCCTATCAtactaggaagacctttcctagcaATCGGAGATGTTAATATTAGTGTCAAGGAGGGGAAACTCACCTTCAAGGTGGGAGGGAATATATTTGAATTATCTTTGATCGGAGTCATGTCACAACCTATGTTTGAAAGTGTTTACTCCATAGACATGTTGGAAGAAGTCATTAAATAA